The following coding sequences are from one Corallococcus caeni window:
- a CDS encoding response regulator: MIELKRILLVEDSANDVALTLAALEEVHLANEVVVVRDGQQALDYLFRKGEYANRRDGHPAVVLLDLKLPKVDGLEVLEKVKGAPELKAVPVVMLTSSREERDLARSYGLGVNAYVVKPVAFPDFVSALRELGLFWAVVNQPPPGSPGATGASK; encoded by the coding sequence GTGATCGAGCTGAAGCGAATCCTCCTGGTGGAAGACAGCGCCAACGACGTGGCGCTCACGCTGGCCGCGCTGGAGGAGGTGCACCTGGCCAACGAGGTGGTGGTGGTGCGCGACGGGCAGCAGGCGCTGGACTACCTCTTCCGCAAGGGCGAGTACGCGAACCGGCGGGACGGCCACCCGGCGGTGGTGCTGCTGGACCTGAAGCTGCCGAAGGTGGACGGGCTGGAGGTGCTGGAGAAGGTGAAGGGCGCCCCGGAGCTGAAGGCGGTGCCGGTGGTGATGCTCACCTCGTCGCGCGAGGAGCGGGACCTGGCGCGCAGCTACGGCCTGGGGGTGAACGCCTACGTGGTGAAGCCCGTGGCCTTCCCGGACTTCGTGTCCGCGCTGCGCGAGCTGGGGCTGTTCTGGGCGGTGGTGAACCAGCCGCCTCCGGGCTCGCCTGGCGCGACCGGAGCCTCGAAATGA
- a CDS encoding carbohydrate ABC transporter permease → MRGAGSQARERRQAYLLVAPAVLVLAVVALYPVLAAVWLSLHRFILVFGERRFTGLENYVYLMGDARFWSALGNTAYFTAVAVTVELLLAVPLALLLNRAFPGRGLLRASVLVPWAIPTVVSARLWAWMFNPDYGLINRMLGGAEINWLGAPGYALHAAILVDVWKTTPFVALLVLAGLQGIAEDLYKAARVDGASGWRQFRSITLPLLKPALLLAVLFRSLDAFRVFDAIYVLTEGGPANTTETLSIYAYKTLMRSGDFGYGSALSVATFLCVVLLAVVWLRWLGREEGRR, encoded by the coding sequence GTGAGGGGCGCGGGTTCGCAGGCGCGGGAGCGGCGGCAGGCGTACCTGCTGGTGGCGCCGGCCGTGTTGGTGCTGGCGGTGGTGGCGCTGTACCCGGTGCTGGCGGCGGTGTGGCTGAGCCTGCACCGCTTCATCCTGGTATTCGGCGAGCGGCGCTTCACGGGGCTGGAGAACTACGTCTACCTGATGGGGGACGCGCGCTTCTGGTCCGCGCTGGGGAACACGGCGTACTTCACGGCGGTGGCGGTGACGGTGGAGCTGTTGCTCGCGGTGCCGCTGGCGCTGCTGCTCAACCGCGCGTTCCCGGGACGGGGGTTGCTGCGCGCGTCGGTGCTGGTGCCCTGGGCGATCCCCACGGTGGTGAGCGCCCGGCTGTGGGCGTGGATGTTCAACCCGGACTACGGGCTGATCAACCGGATGCTGGGTGGGGCGGAGATCAACTGGCTGGGCGCGCCGGGGTATGCGCTGCACGCGGCCATCCTGGTGGACGTGTGGAAGACGACGCCCTTCGTGGCGCTGCTGGTGCTGGCGGGGCTGCAGGGCATTGCGGAGGACCTCTACAAGGCGGCGCGCGTGGACGGCGCGTCGGGGTGGCGGCAGTTTCGGTCCATCACGCTGCCGTTGCTGAAGCCCGCGCTGCTCCTGGCGGTGCTGTTCCGGTCGCTGGACGCGTTCCGCGTGTTCGACGCCATCTACGTGCTGACGGAGGGCGGGCCCGCGAACACGACGGAGACGCTGAGCATCTATGCGTACAAGACGCTGATGCGCTCCGGGGACTTCGGGTACGGCAGCGCGCTGTCGGTGGCGACGTTCCTGTGCGTGGTGCTGCTGGCGGTGGTGTGGCTGCGCTGGCTGGGGCGAGAGGAGGGGCGGCGATGA
- a CDS encoding carbohydrate ABC transporter permease, giving the protein MKRPGLGTALAVVAFLTFFLGPFLWQVLTSLWPDGELTRPWPSHLTGANYESVLFGRPFLWAVLNSLVVATLTTVFCLTVGASAAFALAKLEFRGRGLLLSAALGVSMFPPIATVSPLYLILNAVGLRDSLVGLALPYTTFALPLTLWVLTSFFRQLPDELYRAARVDGCTPVGAFRRVLLPLAAPGLATTAILVFIFAWNEFLYALTFLSTPEKRTVPVAISLFASEYKEPWGEIAAASVVATLPLVVLTVLFQRRIVSGLTAGAVKE; this is encoded by the coding sequence ATGAAGCGGCCGGGGCTGGGCACGGCGCTGGCCGTGGTGGCGTTCCTCACGTTCTTCCTGGGGCCGTTCCTGTGGCAGGTGCTGACGAGCCTGTGGCCGGACGGCGAGCTGACGCGGCCGTGGCCTTCGCACCTGACGGGGGCCAACTACGAGAGCGTGTTGTTCGGGCGGCCGTTCCTGTGGGCGGTGTTGAACTCGCTGGTGGTGGCGACGCTGACGACGGTGTTCTGTCTCACGGTGGGCGCGTCCGCGGCGTTCGCGTTGGCGAAGCTGGAGTTCCGGGGGAGGGGGCTCTTGCTGTCCGCGGCGCTGGGCGTGTCGATGTTCCCGCCCATCGCGACCGTGAGCCCGCTGTACCTCATCCTCAACGCGGTGGGCTTGCGGGACAGCCTGGTGGGGCTGGCATTGCCGTACACGACGTTCGCGCTGCCGCTGACGTTGTGGGTGCTGACGTCGTTCTTCCGCCAGCTGCCGGATGAGTTGTACCGGGCGGCGCGCGTGGACGGGTGCACGCCGGTAGGCGCGTTCCGGAGGGTGCTCTTGCCCCTGGCGGCGCCGGGGCTGGCGACGACGGCCATCCTGGTCTTCATCTTCGCGTGGAACGAGTTCCTCTACGCGCTGACGTTCCTGTCCACGCCGGAGAAGCGCACGGTGCCGGTGGCCATCAGCCTCTTCGCCAGTGAGTACAAGGAGCCGTGGGGAGAGATCGCCGCCGCGTCGGTGGTGGCGACGCTGCCGCTGGTGGTGCTCACGGTGCTGTTCCAGCGGCGCATCGTGTCCGGGCTCACGGCCGGCGCGGTGAAGGAGTAG
- a CDS encoding addiction module protein, giving the protein MVVMATVDELIAQVLRLSPDDRARLVREVSDSLDEGVEASDAEAAWGEEVRRRAQEVLDGTVKLVSLEEVERKMEERARRRR; this is encoded by the coding sequence ATGGTGGTGATGGCGACCGTGGATGAGTTGATTGCCCAGGTCTTGCGACTTTCGCCGGACGACCGTGCCCGACTCGTGCGTGAGGTGTCGGACAGCCTGGATGAAGGCGTGGAAGCCTCGGATGCCGAGGCGGCCTGGGGCGAGGAAGTCAGGCGCCGTGCCCAGGAAGTCCTCGACGGCACCGTGAAGCTCGTCAGCCTCGAAGAAGTAGAGAGAAAGATGGAGGAGCGTGCACGTCGGCGTCGATAA
- a CDS encoding ABC transporter substrate-binding protein: protein MGRLLVLLVALGLGVGGCRRSSEEAGTGGRTRIVFKFQPLWGDPKPFRELLARYERANPDVELVTEALPNSSDLAHQFFLTSLQGGATDFDVLVADVVWVPEFARAGWVADLSEEFPPARLREEFLPGPVDAVVMNGRTYAVPWYVDVGVLYYRTDLVPRAPRTYEELRRFTRDAMAKVPGIQGYVWQGRQYEGLTCNVYEALWGHGGQSLGPDGRVLLETEPAREALAYLHGLIADGLSPQTVTGFGEEESRRVFQEGRAVFMRNWPYAWSEAQAEGSPIRGKVGIAPLPTKDGQPGWGTLGGWQLAVNAHVSPARRKAAARLIAHLTSPEANRVLALHYARNPPRLALYDDPELRAEEPFIASLKEALTRARPRPVTPYYLLIADVLQSEFSAAVAGLRTPEVALTRAQKQVDHLTGEQPKEEAE from the coding sequence ATGGGCCGCCTCCTCGTCCTCCTCGTCGCGCTGGGCCTCGGTGTGGGAGGGTGCCGGCGCTCGTCCGAGGAGGCGGGCACCGGGGGCCGCACGCGCATCGTCTTCAAGTTCCAGCCGCTGTGGGGTGACCCGAAGCCGTTCCGGGAGCTGCTGGCTCGATACGAGCGCGCCAACCCGGACGTGGAGCTGGTGACGGAGGCGCTGCCCAACTCGTCGGACCTGGCGCACCAGTTCTTCCTCACGTCGTTGCAGGGCGGGGCCACGGACTTCGACGTGCTGGTGGCGGACGTCGTCTGGGTGCCGGAGTTCGCTCGCGCGGGCTGGGTGGCGGACCTGTCCGAGGAGTTCCCTCCCGCGCGCCTGCGCGAGGAGTTCCTGCCCGGGCCGGTGGACGCCGTCGTGATGAACGGCCGCACGTACGCGGTGCCCTGGTACGTGGACGTGGGCGTCCTCTACTACCGCACGGACCTGGTGCCTCGCGCGCCGCGCACCTACGAGGAGCTGCGGCGCTTCACCCGCGACGCGATGGCGAAGGTGCCCGGCATCCAGGGCTACGTGTGGCAGGGCCGGCAATACGAAGGCCTGACCTGCAACGTGTACGAGGCGCTGTGGGGCCATGGCGGGCAGTCGCTGGGTCCGGACGGGCGCGTGCTCCTGGAGACGGAGCCCGCGCGCGAGGCGCTGGCGTACCTGCACGGGCTCATCGCGGACGGACTGTCCCCCCAGACGGTCACGGGCTTCGGCGAGGAGGAGTCTCGGCGCGTGTTCCAGGAGGGCCGCGCGGTGTTCATGCGCAACTGGCCCTATGCGTGGAGCGAGGCGCAGGCGGAGGGCTCTCCCATCCGCGGCAAGGTGGGCATCGCGCCGCTGCCGACGAAGGATGGACAGCCGGGGTGGGGGACGCTGGGCGGATGGCAGCTGGCGGTGAACGCGCACGTGTCGCCCGCGCGCCGCAAGGCCGCTGCCCGGCTCATCGCGCACCTGACGTCACCGGAGGCGAACCGCGTGCTGGCGCTGCACTACGCGCGCAACCCGCCCCGGCTGGCGCTGTATGACGACCCGGAGCTGCGCGCCGAGGAGCCCTTCATCGCGAGCCTCAAGGAGGCGCTGACCCGGGCGCGGCCCCGGCCGGTGACGCCGTACTACCTGCTCATCGCGGACGTGCTCCAGAGCGAGTTCTCCGCCGCCGTGGCGGGCCTGCGGACCCCGGAGGTGGCGCTCACCCGCGCGCAGAAGCAGGTGGATCACCTGACGGGTGAGCAGCCGAAGGAGGAGGCGGAGTGA
- a CDS encoding type II toxin-antitoxin system RelE/ParE family toxin, with the protein MPIQLHPAADSELDAASDWYEEQRLGLGGLFDSAVRQALRDIAANPDRWPFWPGLLHTPPIRRFLLPEHPFALPYLVRDEDVVVLAIAHLRRRPDYWLPRATPSPRRP; encoded by the coding sequence ATGCCCATCCAACTGCATCCCGCCGCCGACTCGGAACTTGATGCGGCATCGGACTGGTATGAGGAGCAGCGCCTTGGACTCGGAGGCCTCTTTGACTCCGCCGTTCGCCAGGCGTTGAGGGACATCGCAGCGAATCCGGACCGCTGGCCCTTCTGGCCGGGCCTCCTCCACACGCCGCCCATCCGCCGCTTCCTGCTTCCGGAGCACCCCTTCGCCCTCCCCTACCTCGTTCGCGACGAGGACGTGGTGGTGCTCGCCATCGCGCACCTGCGTCGCCGGCCTGACTACTGGCTGCCCCGCGCTACTCCTTCACCGCGCCGGCCGTGA
- a CDS encoding phospholipase D-like domain-containing protein, whose translation MGALLLAGCPSACNTKESSRPFQLTGQVGSRGAGFASALYQTTGVRMEPRNRIRWANNGAVFDVMVEEIGRARASINIVMFIWRPGRASERMIEALAERTRAGVHCRVLVDPLGSGPFEKEVKPRLEAIGCEAHLFRPLPADENLARNHRKIFVVDGRVAITGGLAIQDEWLGDARNEKEWRDTNVRVQGPVVAQLQQAFAENWQEATGALLPQTDFPTLAADQPGLDAAGEGWAAFVSSTANPEVTRAERLTQLMVKAAKKRLWISQAYFTPNDALTALLVEKARAGVDVRVLAPGDKNDQRAITVLQRQTYDTLRAAGVRLWEYQPSMMHAKTMLVDDRLVLVGSINYDALSFNLLEEGSLVLEDVDAARQLEAIFLEDLTHAREVQAEQAQR comes from the coding sequence GTGGGGGCGTTGCTGCTCGCGGGATGTCCGTCCGCGTGCAACACGAAGGAGTCGTCTCGCCCGTTCCAGCTCACGGGGCAGGTGGGTTCGCGTGGGGCGGGCTTCGCATCGGCGCTGTACCAGACGACGGGCGTGCGGATGGAACCGCGCAACCGCATCCGGTGGGCGAACAACGGCGCCGTATTCGACGTGATGGTGGAAGAAATCGGCCGGGCCCGCGCCTCCATCAACATCGTGATGTTCATCTGGAGGCCGGGCCGGGCCTCCGAGCGGATGATTGAAGCGCTGGCCGAGCGGACCCGCGCGGGCGTGCACTGCCGCGTGCTGGTGGATCCGCTGGGCAGCGGCCCCTTCGAGAAGGAGGTGAAGCCCCGGCTGGAGGCGATTGGCTGCGAAGCGCACCTGTTCCGCCCGCTGCCCGCGGACGAGAACCTGGCGCGCAACCACCGGAAGATCTTCGTGGTGGACGGCCGGGTGGCCATCACCGGCGGGCTGGCCATCCAGGACGAGTGGCTGGGTGACGCGCGCAACGAGAAGGAGTGGCGCGACACCAACGTGCGGGTCCAGGGCCCGGTGGTGGCGCAGCTCCAGCAGGCCTTCGCGGAGAACTGGCAGGAGGCGACAGGCGCCCTGCTGCCCCAGACGGACTTCCCCACGCTTGCCGCGGACCAGCCCGGCCTGGACGCCGCGGGCGAAGGCTGGGCGGCCTTCGTCAGCAGCACGGCGAACCCGGAGGTGACGCGCGCGGAGCGGCTGACGCAGCTCATGGTGAAGGCCGCGAAGAAGCGGCTGTGGATTTCGCAGGCGTACTTCACGCCCAACGACGCGCTGACCGCGCTCCTGGTGGAGAAGGCGCGCGCGGGCGTGGACGTGCGGGTGCTGGCGCCGGGGGACAAGAACGACCAGCGGGCCATCACGGTGCTCCAGCGTCAGACGTACGACACGCTGCGGGCGGCGGGCGTGCGCCTCTGGGAGTACCAGCCGTCGATGATGCACGCGAAGACGATGCTGGTGGATGACCGGCTCGTGCTGGTGGGGTCCATCAACTACGACGCGCTGTCGTTCAACCTGCTGGAGGAGGGCTCCCTGGTCCTGGAGGACGTGGACGCGGCACGGCAGCTGGAGGCCATCTTCCTGGAGGACCTGACGCACGCGCGCGAGGTCCAGGCCGAGCAGGCGCAGCGCTGA
- a CDS encoding EcsC family protein has protein sequence MSKPLEVVNAVLDAGFEGLGPLCSATGLADEYLADSRYANHEARIDSLIHWETGKLFTTGFLSGLGGLLTLPVSLPAGLGVSWAVQARLVGAIARIHGHDVEEDRVRTLTLLAIVGDIGKEVVKQAGIEVSQQLGMRALEAVPKHALGSINRAVGFRLVSKASQKGVVNLSKVVPLAGGLVGGAVDALACRAVGATARRLFSPGPGPLVPVPGMSPG, from the coding sequence ATGTCGAAGCCGCTGGAAGTCGTGAACGCCGTCCTGGACGCGGGCTTCGAGGGCCTGGGGCCGCTGTGCAGCGCGACGGGGCTGGCGGACGAGTACCTGGCGGACTCGCGCTACGCGAACCACGAGGCGCGCATCGATTCGCTCATCCACTGGGAGACGGGGAAGCTGTTCACCACGGGCTTCCTGTCCGGGCTGGGCGGCCTGCTCACGCTGCCGGTGTCGCTGCCCGCGGGCCTGGGCGTGTCGTGGGCGGTGCAGGCGCGGCTGGTGGGCGCCATCGCTCGCATCCACGGACACGACGTGGAGGAGGACCGCGTGCGGACCCTCACACTGCTGGCCATCGTGGGGGACATCGGCAAGGAAGTGGTGAAGCAGGCCGGCATCGAGGTCAGCCAGCAGCTGGGCATGCGCGCGCTGGAGGCCGTGCCGAAGCACGCGCTTGGCAGCATCAACCGCGCGGTGGGCTTCCGGCTGGTGAGCAAGGCGTCGCAGAAGGGCGTCGTGAACCTGTCGAAGGTGGTGCCGCTGGCCGGTGGATTGGTGGGCGGCGCGGTGGATGCGCTCGCGTGCCGCGCGGTGGGGGCGACGGCCCGGCGGCTGTTCTCGCCAGGACCGGGACCGCTGGTGCCCGTGCCGGGCATGTCTCCTGGATGA
- a CDS encoding NAD(P)H-binding protein, with the protein MSSAAPRHLFVAGATGATGRTLMRQALARGVPVTPHVRPKSANTEPANTWPKKAVLELADGPALVEAMKGSTTVLQLIGTMRKRFAAGDTYETSDIGTTRQLVDAAKAAGVDHFVLLTSVGAGSPVGAYLKAKAEAERIVRESGIPYTMVRPPALEGEYHAPPGILHALGKLPLLGNLKPMHLDQLAAVLLRIAERRAPLDTALEGKRLWAEVEAVGR; encoded by the coding sequence ATGAGCAGCGCAGCTCCTCGTCATCTCTTCGTCGCGGGCGCCACGGGCGCGACGGGCCGCACGTTGATGCGGCAGGCCCTGGCCAGGGGCGTGCCCGTGACGCCGCACGTGCGCCCCAAGAGCGCGAACACGGAGCCCGCGAACACCTGGCCGAAGAAGGCGGTGCTGGAGCTGGCGGACGGGCCCGCGCTGGTGGAGGCGATGAAGGGCAGCACGACGGTGCTCCAGCTCATCGGCACGATGCGCAAGCGCTTCGCGGCCGGGGACACCTACGAGACGAGCGACATCGGCACCACGCGGCAGCTGGTGGACGCGGCGAAGGCGGCGGGGGTGGACCACTTCGTGCTGCTCACGTCGGTGGGCGCGGGGAGCCCGGTGGGCGCGTACCTCAAGGCCAAGGCGGAAGCGGAGCGCATCGTCCGCGAGAGCGGCATCCCCTACACGATGGTGCGCCCGCCCGCGCTGGAGGGCGAATACCACGCGCCGCCCGGCATCCTGCACGCGCTGGGCAAGCTGCCGCTCTTGGGCAACCTGAAGCCCATGCACCTGGACCAGCTGGCCGCGGTGCTGCTGCGCATCGCGGAGCGCCGGGCGCCGCTGGACACGGCGCTCGAAGGCAAGCGCCTGTGGGCGGAGGTCGAGGCGGTAGGCCGGTAG
- a CDS encoding hybrid sensor histidine kinase/response regulator — translation MNGRGNAARDLTPLPSTDRPLSILLLEDSPLDAQLVAAQLEEGGLPSTLECVPGRAAFVAALEKGRFDLILSDYNVPGFDGMSALEAAQAVCPDTPFLFVSGALGEDRAIELLKRGATDYVLKDRLERLGPSVRRALREAEGVRLRKRTEEALRQSEERYQLVAHASFDAIWDLDLQTDAMHWIGDATEEVFGFPLEEVGADAAWWRRHIHGEDRDRVLAGLQRAFESDDDRWQDEYRVLRKDGEYAYVAAQGSILRGASGKARRIVGAMRDITERRRAEEERQKLVHEAQARVEFEQQLIGIVSHDLRNPLSAILTGASLMLRRDDIQPWHAKAAARILSASERATRMIRDLLDFTQARMGGGIPVHAAPCDFHALTLQVVEEARTAHPERTLQVEQVGDGQGAWDSDRMAQVLSNILGNALKYSPEDTPVRVESRGEPDAIVVHVRNKGDPIPPEMLPRIFEPLQRGTTVGRSERSIGLGLYIVRQLVLAHGGTVDAQSSAAEGTVFTVRLPRVPVRDTP, via the coding sequence ATGAACGGACGCGGCAATGCCGCACGGGACCTGACGCCCCTGCCTTCGACGGACCGGCCGTTATCCATCCTCCTCTTGGAGGACAGCCCGCTGGACGCGCAGCTGGTGGCCGCGCAGCTGGAGGAGGGCGGACTGCCCTCGACGCTGGAGTGCGTGCCGGGCCGTGCGGCCTTCGTCGCGGCGCTGGAGAAGGGCCGGTTCGACCTCATCCTGTCGGACTACAACGTGCCGGGCTTCGACGGGATGAGCGCGCTGGAGGCGGCGCAGGCCGTGTGTCCGGACACGCCGTTCCTCTTCGTGTCCGGCGCGCTGGGCGAGGACCGCGCCATCGAGCTGCTCAAGCGCGGCGCCACGGACTACGTGCTCAAGGACCGGCTGGAGCGGCTGGGCCCCAGCGTGCGGCGGGCGCTGCGCGAGGCGGAAGGGGTGCGGCTGCGCAAGCGCACGGAGGAGGCGCTGCGCCAGTCCGAGGAGCGCTACCAGCTGGTGGCGCACGCCAGCTTCGACGCCATCTGGGACCTGGACCTCCAGACGGACGCGATGCACTGGATTGGCGACGCGACGGAGGAGGTCTTCGGCTTCCCCCTGGAAGAGGTGGGCGCGGACGCGGCGTGGTGGCGCCGGCACATCCACGGCGAGGACCGCGACCGGGTGCTGGCGGGGCTGCAGCGGGCCTTCGAGTCGGACGACGACCGGTGGCAGGACGAGTACCGCGTGCTGCGCAAGGACGGCGAGTACGCGTACGTGGCGGCGCAGGGCTCCATCCTGCGCGGGGCGAGCGGGAAGGCGCGGCGCATCGTGGGCGCCATGCGCGACATCACGGAGCGGCGGCGGGCGGAGGAGGAGCGGCAGAAGCTGGTGCACGAGGCGCAGGCGCGCGTGGAGTTCGAGCAGCAGCTCATTGGCATCGTGAGCCACGACCTGCGCAACCCCTTGAGCGCCATCCTCACCGGCGCGTCGCTGATGCTCAGGCGCGACGACATCCAGCCCTGGCACGCGAAGGCGGCGGCGCGCATCCTGTCCGCGTCGGAGCGGGCCACGCGGATGATCCGCGACCTCCTGGACTTCACGCAGGCGCGCATGGGCGGCGGCATCCCGGTGCACGCGGCGCCGTGCGACTTCCACGCGCTCACGTTGCAGGTGGTGGAGGAGGCGCGCACGGCGCACCCGGAGCGCACCCTTCAGGTGGAGCAGGTGGGGGACGGGCAGGGGGCGTGGGACTCCGACCGGATGGCGCAGGTGCTGTCCAACATCCTGGGCAACGCGCTGAAGTACAGCCCGGAGGACACGCCGGTGCGCGTGGAGAGCCGGGGCGAGCCGGACGCCATCGTGGTGCACGTGCGCAACAAGGGCGACCCCATCCCCCCGGAGATGCTGCCGCGCATCTTCGAGCCGCTCCAGCGCGGGACGACAGTGGGCCGCTCCGAGCGCAGCATCGGGCTGGGGCTCTACATCGTGCGGCAGCTGGTGCTGGCGCACGGCGGGACGGTGGACGCGCAGTCGTCCGCGGCGGAGGGCACGGTGTTCACCGTGCGCCTGCCGCGCGTGCCCGTGCGGGATACGCCGTAG